Proteins co-encoded in one Natronorubrum daqingense genomic window:
- a CDS encoding proteasome assembly chaperone family protein — MAQIHLQGEEADLEDPVFVEGFPGLGLVGKIATDHLVRELEMRYYASVDCSGLPGIGVYRSGERTAQPPVRLYVSEEHDLFALQSDTPIASGAVHTVADCLTEWIVSQEATPIYLSGLPAEREGRPAVYGVGTGSADELLAAEEIDTPPEDGVVTGPTGALVNRAIHRNYESIGLVVESDPQFPDPEAAGALLEDGVMPLAELDIDVQDLVDRAEEIREKREQFAQQMQQIGQEESTQAQPLRMYQ, encoded by the coding sequence ATGGCACAGATTCACTTGCAGGGTGAGGAAGCTGACCTCGAGGACCCGGTGTTCGTCGAGGGATTTCCCGGACTCGGACTCGTCGGTAAAATCGCGACCGACCACCTCGTGCGCGAACTCGAGATGCGCTACTACGCGAGCGTCGACTGTTCGGGGCTGCCCGGTATCGGCGTCTACCGAAGCGGCGAGCGAACCGCACAGCCGCCAGTTCGACTCTACGTCAGCGAAGAACACGACCTGTTCGCCCTCCAGAGCGACACGCCGATCGCCTCCGGTGCCGTTCACACCGTCGCCGACTGCCTGACCGAGTGGATCGTCTCACAGGAGGCGACCCCGATCTACCTCAGCGGGCTTCCCGCCGAGCGAGAGGGACGTCCCGCCGTCTACGGCGTCGGAACGGGGTCTGCAGACGAGTTGCTCGCGGCGGAGGAAATCGACACTCCTCCTGAGGACGGCGTCGTCACGGGGCCGACCGGTGCACTCGTCAACCGCGCCATACACCGCAACTACGAGAGTATCGGCCTCGTCGTCGAATCGGACCCGCAGTTTCCGGATCCCGAAGCGGCGGGCGCGCTCCTCGAGGACGGAGTCATGCCCCTCGCCGAACTCGATATTGACGTCCAGGACCTGGTCGACCGAGCCGAGGAGATTCGGGAAAAACGCGAACAGTTCGCCCAGCAGATGCAACAGATCGGCCAAGAGGAGAGCACGCAGGCCCAGCCGTTGCGGATGTATCAGTAA
- a CDS encoding RsmB/NOP family class I SAM-dependent RNA methyltransferase: MEPLERYRPIVDDFEAFLEACARPLGSAVRINTIKASVDRTLEALDEHGVAYEQAAWNPRVLRLETDSPGSTWTSFHGFTHGQEEVSAVPPVVLDPQPGERVWDCCAAPGGKATQLAARMDDRGTVVANDSNLGRISALRFNAERLGATSLAVTNDDARNYSLERFTFDEFDRTLVDAPCSCEGTIRKNPDALDNWSEGQISSVAGIQKGILRRAIQATREGGTVVYSTCTFAPEENEAVVQHALETESCRVVDFDIGLEYAPGLTEWDDEEYDESLERAARIYPHHNDTGGFFVAKLEVSA, from the coding sequence ATGGAGCCACTCGAGCGGTATCGGCCGATCGTCGACGATTTCGAGGCGTTTCTCGAGGCCTGTGCGCGGCCACTCGGTAGTGCCGTGCGCATCAACACGATCAAGGCCTCGGTCGACCGGACGCTCGAGGCGCTCGACGAGCACGGTGTCGCGTACGAACAGGCGGCCTGGAACCCTCGCGTCTTGCGTCTCGAGACGGATTCCCCGGGGTCGACGTGGACCTCGTTCCACGGCTTTACGCACGGGCAGGAGGAGGTTTCGGCGGTTCCACCCGTCGTTCTCGACCCCCAACCCGGCGAGCGCGTCTGGGACTGCTGCGCTGCCCCCGGCGGGAAGGCGACCCAACTCGCGGCGCGCATGGACGACCGCGGTACCGTCGTCGCGAACGACAGCAACCTCGGGCGCATCTCCGCGCTCCGGTTCAACGCGGAGCGACTCGGCGCGACGAGCCTCGCGGTGACGAACGACGACGCTCGGAACTACTCGCTCGAGCGGTTCACATTCGACGAGTTCGATCGGACGCTCGTCGACGCACCCTGTTCGTGCGAAGGGACGATTCGGAAGAACCCCGACGCGCTGGACAACTGGTCGGAGGGCCAAATCAGCTCCGTCGCGGGCATTCAGAAGGGAATTCTCCGCCGAGCGATTCAGGCCACCCGCGAGGGCGGCACGGTCGTCTACTCGACGTGTACGTTCGCCCCCGAGGAGAACGAAGCCGTCGTCCAGCACGCTCTCGAGACCGAATCCTGTCGCGTCGTCGACTTCGACATCGGCCTCGAGTACGCGCCGGGACTCACCGAGTGGGACGACGAGGAGTACGACGAGAGCCTCGAGCGCGCCGCCAGAATCTACCCGCACCACAACGACACCGGCGGTTTTTTCGTCGCGAAACTGGAGGTGAGCGCCTGA